In Aspergillus luchuensis IFO 4308 DNA, chromosome 1, nearly complete sequence, the following are encoded in one genomic region:
- the MTR10 gene encoding nuclear import receptor MTR10 (BUSCO:EOG09260Z5E;~COG:U;~EggNog:ENOG410PFXQ;~InterPro:IPR001494,IPR016024,IPR013598,IPR011989;~PFAM:PF08389;~go_function: GO:0008536 - Ran GTPase binding [Evidence IEA];~go_process: GO:0006886 - intracellular protein transport [Evidence IEA]), whose protein sequence is MASKEGTAGQSFSAVLAAVTTMSGNVSRSEKEHAHEFLEKFQKSVEAWTITHEMLQSPDVPVEAKLFAATTLKGKIIFDLDQLPAESILALRDSVLNLLVAYAAGPRPIQTQLCVCLASLAIQMLDWKDVLPTVGAALGSSAGDCVLEFLKILPEEVTEGRKINLSEEDLDSRTKELLEDNAEQVMHLLIQYAQSSPTASTNPRLLDCITSWMREIPASKIVDSPLMDVILKALDDDRSFESAVDSMCTLYRDTREVDDSLPIIQALYPRLMSLRPKIAEFAEAEDTDAYRGITRLFAEAGEAWVVLMARLPTDFRGLVEAVLECCARDWERDAISLTFVFWYELKQYVTLERYADARTGFSDIFSSLVDIMVKHLEYPRPEEGETDLFGGDREQEEKFRHFRHAMGDVLKDCCAVIGVNECLTKAYQLIQQWVSKYASQSSDDHVPNWQELEAPLFSLRAMGRMVDPEENVVLTQVIPLIVQIPNQEKVRFQAIMALARYTEWTAQHPETLEAQLNYVISGFQHSSPEVVQAAALAFKFLGTDCQKLLGGHIAQLHSFYESVLDKLKPASQEEITEGVAAVVAVQPLEKIYETMKLFCDPIMARIMNLANNAKDEEGQRAVADHLQLITIFILVVNPYVSPREENPAVKYCGEILPIMTTIVMNFTSSTPILERVCRCWRNMIISYRTAMTPLLPTLAQSLASGFEASREGCFLWATDAVVREFSEGAEFVDPSTSHAVFQFYEQQAVAFLRTLNDLPPENLPDVIEDFYRLSSDAVRYYPKECVTSSLSVPIFSAALSALTLQQIDPLMATLHYYHDLFSFAFDKPTVSEFTTSDGSSYTNPPEIREAVKQLIASQGQLLTQHILTGMMFSFPGECFPDASSVMMMLFELMPEEAGTWLQATLQMLPAGTMKPGEAERLLKGIFDKVHSGEVRKIRVLLQDFTNSYRRRNVAPREGLGRLEATRFRFSG, encoded by the exons ATGGCCAGCAAGGAGGGGACCGCAGGGCAGTCCTTTAGTGCTGTCCTCGCGGCAGTCACGACTATGTCAGGAAATGTCTCGCGATCGGAGAAAGAACACGCCCATGAGTTCCTGGAGAAGTTCCAGAAATCA GTTGAAGCATGGACTATTACCCACGAAATGCTACAGTCCCCCGATGTCCCTGTCGAGGCCAAGTTGTTCGCAGCGACCACGTTGAAAGGAAAG ATTATCTTCGACCTCGACCAGCTACCCGCGGAATCGATACTCGCCCTCCGAGACTCCGTTCTGAATCTGCTTGTGGCTTATGCTGCAGGCCCTCGGCCGATCCAGACACAGCTTTGCGTCTGTCTGGCGAGCCTGGCCATTCAAATGCTGGACTGGAAGGACGTCCTACCCACAGTTGGCGCGGCTCTGGGTAGCAGCGCGGGGGATTGTGTGTTGGAGTTTCTCAAGATTCTCCCGGAAGAAGTGACCGAGGGTCGTAAAATCAATCTCAGT GAAGAGGACCTTGATTCCAGGACGAAAGAACTGTTGGAAGACAACGCCGAACAGGTCATGCACCTTTTGATTCAATATGCTCAGTCATCCC CTACCGCGTCTACTAATCCCCGTCTCCTCGACTGTATCACCTCATGGATGCGCGAGATCCCTGCGTCGAAGATTGTTGACTCACCCTTGATGGATGTGATTCTCAAGGCCCTTGATGACGACCGATCATTCGAGTCCGCGGTAGACAGCATGTGCACCTTGTATAGAGACACTCGGGAGGTCGATGATTCACTGCCCATCATCCAGGCCCTGTATCCGCGATTAATGTCCCTGCGCCCGAAGATTGCCGAATTCGCCGAAGCGGAAGACACAGATGCTTACAGGGGTATCACGAGGCTGTTTGCCGAAGCTGGCGAGGCCTGGGTGGTTCTGATGGCACGCCTGCCGACTGACTTCCGCGGGCTGGTCGAAGCGGTCCTAGAATGTTGCGCTCGCGACTGGGAGCGGGACGCGATTTCCCTTACTTTCGTCTTCTGGTACGAGTTAAAGCAATATGTTACTTTGGAGCGATATGCGGATGCACGGACTGGCTTTAGTGATATCTTCTCTAGCCTCGTGGACATCATGGTCAAGCACCTCGAGTACCCGCGGccggaggagggtgagacgGACCTTTTCGGTGGCGATCgggagcaggaagagaaattCCGGCATTTCCGGCACGCTATGGGAGATGTGCTCAAGGATTGCTGTGCGGTCATTGGGGTCAATGAGTGCTTGACCAAGGCTTATCAGCTGATCCAACAATGGGTCTCCAAATATGCCTCCCAGTCCAGCGACGACCATGTTCCCAACTGGCAAGAGCTTGAAGCGCCCCTGTTTAGTTTGCGCGCCATGGGCCGTATGGTCGATCCTGAGGAGAATGTTGTCCTGACACAGGTCATTCCCCTCATCGTGCAGATTCCAAACCAAGAAAAAGTGCGGTTCCAGGCTATCATGGCGTTAGCGCGTTACACCGAGTGGACTGCACAGCATCCCGAGACATTGGAGGCGCAACTAAACTATGTCATTTCCGGCTTCCAGCACAGCTCTCCGGAGGTGGTTCAGGCTgcagccttggccttcaaGTTCTTGGGCACGGACTGCCAGAAGTTGCTTGGAGGTCACATTGCCCAACTACACTCGTTTTACGAGTCGGTCCTTGACAAGCTGAAACCGGCCAGTCAAGAAGAGATAACCGAGGGTGTCGCGGCTGTGGTTGCAGTGCAGCCACTGGAGAAGATCTACGAGACGATGAAGTTGTTCTGTGACCCCATTATGGCACGCATCATGAACTTAGCGAACAACGCTAAAGATGAAGAGGGCCAGCGGGCTGTTGCTG ATCACCTTCAGTTGATTACGATCTTCATCCTGGTCGTGAACCCATACGTCTCACCCCGGGAAGAGAACCCCGCAGTCAAGTATTGCGGCGAAATCTTGCCAATCATGACGACAATCGTGATGAACTTTACCTCGTCCACGCCGATTTTAGAGCGCGTCTGCCGTTGCTGGAGAAACATGATTATTTCCTACCGCACGGCTATGACTCCGCTCCTACCCACGCTAGCGCAGAGTCTGGCAAGCGGTTTCGAGGCATCACGAGAAGGATGCTTCCTGTGGGCCACTGACGCTGTCGTGCGCGAGTTCTCCGAGGGTGCTGAATTCGTCGATCCCTCCACCAGCCATGCTGTCTTCCAGTTTTACGAGCAGCAAGCGGTCGCATTCCTGCGGACCTTGAATGATCTGCCCCCCGAGAATCTCCCAGATG TTATCGAGGATTTCTATCGCCTGTCTTCCGATGCCGTCCGGTATTACCCCAAGGAGTGTGTCACTTCCTCGCTGTCCGTGCcgatcttctccgccgcacTCAGCGCTCTCACCCTCCAGCAGATTGACCCACTCATGGCCACCCTTCATTATTACCACGACCTCTTTAGCTTCGCTTTCGATAAGCCGACGGTATCCGAATTCACCACTTCAGATGGGAGCTCCTACACCAACCCGCCCGAAATCCGCGAGGCCGTCAAGCAGCTGATTGCGTCGCAAGGCCAGCTACTTACGCAGCATATCCTGACGGGTATGATGTTCTCGTTCCCGGGAGAGTGCTTCCCCGACGCATCCAgcgtgatgatgatgctgttcgAACTTATGCCCGAAGAGGCAGGAACCTGGCTTCAGGCGACGCTGCAGATGCTTCCCGCCGGCACCATGAAGCCGGGTGAGGCGGAGAGGTTGCTGAAGGGCATCTTCGACAAGGTCCACTCGGGTGAGGTGCGGAAGATCCGGGTCCTTCTTCAAG ACTTCACCAACTCATACCGGCGACGCAACGTGGCACCTAGAGAAGGGCTGGGCCGGCTGGAGGCGACCCGGTTCCGGTTTAGCGGATAG
- the SME1 gene encoding small nuclear ribonucleoprotein E (BUSCO:EOG09265NHW;~COG:A;~EggNog:ENOG410PS8Z;~InterPro:IPR027078,IPR010920,IPR001163;~PFAM:PF01423;~go_component: GO:0005681 - spliceosomal complex [Evidence IEA];~go_process: GO:0000398 - mRNA splicing, via spliceosome [Evidence IEA]), whose translation MTGRGGGGAARKTLLAPIHFIFKLLQQRSTVSIWLYEQLAFRIEGKIRGFDEFMNLVIDDAVEVRMATKSEEEKRRPLGQILLKGDNVSLIQAVQ comes from the exons ATGACCGGTCgtggaggcggtggagcCGCTCGCAAGACCCTGCTTGCGCCGATTCATTTCATCTtcaagcttcttcagcaacGGTCTACAGTCTCTATCTGGCTTTACGAGCAGCTTGCTTTCCGCATAGAGGGAAAGATCAGG GGGTTTGACGAGTTCATGAACCTCGTCATTGACGATGCAGTGGAGGTTCGCATGGCTACAAAgtccgaggaagagaagcggaGACCTCTAG GCCAAATACTGCTCAAGGGCGATAACGTGTCTCTTATTCAGGCCGTGCAGTGA
- a CDS encoding 5-formyltetrahydrofolate cyclo-ligase (COG:H;~EggNog:ENOG410PPHN;~InterPro:IPR024185,IPR037171,IPR002698;~PFAM:PF01812), translated as MPAGELSTTAIVQDALANGKEVFVPYIHNLELSSQPKTSVMDMLLLESMDEFRSLEPDKWGIPSLSQASVLNKRNCFGGKGVSPRPEDSTQGPYGLDLIVMPGMAFDEGFRRLGHGKGYYDHFLTRYSKGPESTTTAPKLPLLVALALKEQVLAPTEKIPVADHDWLVDVLMVGDDRCLVRQR; from the exons ATGCCAGCCGGTGAACTCTCTACAACTGCGATAGTGCAGGATGCCCTGGCCAATGGCAAAGAAGTCTTTGTACCTTACATACACAATCTCGAGTTGTCGTCACAGCCAAAGACATCAGTCATGGATATGTTGCTGCTTGAGTCGATGGATGAGTTCAGATCGCTCGAGCCGGACAAGTGGGGAATTCCATCGCTTTCGCAAGCAAGTGTGCTTAACAAGAGAAACTGCTTCGGGGGGAAGGGTGTCTCACCCCGGCCCGAAGATTCTACGCAAGGACCCTACGGGTTGGACCTGATTGTCATGCCAGGAATGGCGTTTGATGAGGGATTCAGAAGATTGGGCCATGGCAAAGGTTACTATGATCATTTCCTGACAAGGTACTCCAAAGGTCCCGAGAGCACAACAACGGCACCGAAGCTGCCTCTACTAG TCGCGCTGGCTCTGAAAGAACAAGTCCTGGCTCCGACCGAAAAGATCCCGGTTGCGGATCACGACTGGCTAGTAGACGTCCTCATGGTCGGCGATGACCGGTGCCTCGTGCGCCAACGCTGA
- the ROT1 gene encoding reversal of Tor2 lethality (COG:U;~EggNog:ENOG410PFUS;~InterPro:IPR019623;~PFAM:PF10681;~SECRETED:SignalP(1-17);~TransMembrane:1 (n2-13c21/22o218-234i);~go_component: GO:0005783 - endoplasmic reticulum [Evidence IEA];~go_process: GO:0006458 - 'de novo' protein folding [Evidence IEA]), with protein sequence MIATCFLFGLLLTAVGASSHSASDLEGTWTTKSRQVVTGPGFYDPINDKFLEPNLTGISYSFNADGHYEEAYYRAIANPQDPSCPKGIMQWQHGTYTVNSDGSVDLTPIAVDGRQLLSDPCQSSTGTYTRYNQTEHFESFSVSVDSYHGVQRLDVKNFDGSPMHPMYLIYKPPQMLPTQTLNPISSSKSKRQVEGDTGGRFSIKNLVSREKVGDPNNWLWLGIFMTTLGGITLLRS encoded by the exons ATGATAGCAACGTGCTTCTTATTTGGCCTTCTATTAACCGCTGTTGGggccagcagccacagcGCATCGGATCTCGAAGGAACATGGACAACCAAGTCCCGCCAAGTTGTGACAGGTCCG GGCTTTTACGATCCTATCAATGATAAATTCCTCGAACCCAATCTCACTGGTATCTCGTACTCGTTCAACGCCGATGGACATTATGAAGAAGCCTACTATCGTGCCATTGCCAATC CCCAGGATCCTTCCTGCCCAAAGGGGATCATGCAATGGCAGCACGGTACCTATACCGTAAACAGTGATGGATCGGTGGACCTGACTCCGATCGCTGTTGATGGACGCCAGCTCTTATCAGATCCTTGTCAGTCCTCTACGGGGACCTATACCAGATACAACCAAACTGAGCACTTTGAG TCGTTTTCTGTTTCGGTAGACTCATACCATGGGGTCCAACGCCTTGACGTCAAGAACTTCGACGGATCGCCGATGCATCCAATGTATCTTATATACAAACCGCCACAGATGTTACCTACGCAGACGCTCAATccaatctcctccagcaagAGTAAACGCCAGGTCGAGGGAGATACTGGAGGTCGCTTCAGCATAAAGAACTTGGTCAGCAGGGAGAAAGTTGGTGACCCGAATAACTGGCTGTGGCTCGGTATATTCATGACCACACTCGGAGGGATCACTTTACTACGCTCTTAG
- a CDS encoding uncharacterized protein (COG:S;~EggNog:ENOG410PQB3;~InterPro:IPR003789,IPR019004,IPR042184;~PFAM:PF09424;~go_function: GO:0016884 - carbon-nitrogen ligase activity, with glutamine as amido-N-donor [Evidence IEA]), translated as MFPSMRLTSRLGLRLVRWNSTAGPTLPPLMTALRTDLKTAMRAKDTPRLNVLRALISETNNAAKTNSPIQTDLQLLSLIRKRISASKDAAKEFESENRPDLKETEDRHIAILEEYGAQVKTMSVDEIKTIVAEELAKLKETGKKVEVGFLLKSLFSPGGALDGKPAERSEVARIAKEAISSA; from the exons ATGTTTCCCTCCATGCGTCTCACATCTCGTCTGGGTCTGCGCCTGGTGCGCTGGAACTCCACTGCTGGTCCGACTCTGCCGCCATTGATGACCGCATTGAGAACCGATCTCAAGACTGCCATGCGAGCTAAGGATACGCCCAG GTTGAATGTCCTTCGCGCTCTCATCTCCGAAACCAACAACGCCGCCAAAACCAACTCGCCCATCCAGACTGACCTCCAACTCTTGTCTCTGATCCGCAAGCGCATTTCTGCTTCGAAGGATGCTGCTAAAGAATTCGAGTCTGAGAATCGCCCGGACTTGAAGGAGACTGAAGATCGACACATTGCGATTTTGGAAGAATATGGCGCCCAGGTGAAGACCATGAGCGTGGACGAGATCAAGACCATCGTTGCTGAGGAACTTGCCAAGTTGAAGGAGACGGGCAAGAAGGTCGAGGTTGGATTCCTGCTCAAgtccctcttttcccctggAGGAGCCCTGGATGGCAAGCCCGCCGAGAGATCCGAAGTTGCAAGAATTGCCAAAGAAGCGATTTCTTCCGCGTAA